A single window of Nicotiana tomentosiformis chromosome 1, ASM39032v3, whole genome shotgun sequence DNA harbors:
- the LOC138906982 gene encoding secreted RxLR effector protein 161-like, giving the protein MNDMIITGNNEDEVARLQDELSIRFDINKFGLKQSKTYSTPLEISTRLRRDEGSLLVDPKHFLALVGSLLYLTITRPYIAFSVGYVSRFMQRPRKPHLEVVKRNLKYINSTSYMGLFFQKKNCLVLAGYIDVDFGGDLNDRRSTLGYIVICGGTSVSWCSNKQDSVSLSTTEAEYKVDALCHDPTGGS; this is encoded by the exons ATGAATGATATGATAATAACAGGAAACAATGAAGATGAAGTTGCTAGGCTTCAAGATGAGCTTTCCATAAGATTTGACATCAATAA GTTTGGATTGAAGCAAAGCAAAACATATTCTACTCCTCTTGAGATAAGTACAAGGTTAAGGCGGGACGAAGGCTCACTTCTTGTAGATCCCAAGCATTTTCTAGCTCTTGTTGGAAGTCTCCTGTATTTGACTATTACAAGGCCATACATTGCCTTCTCGGTGGGATATGTCAGCAGATTTATGCAAAGGCCAAGAAAGCCTCACTTAGAAGTTGTAAAGAGGAATTTAAAGTATATCAACTCAACATCATATATGGGCTTGTTCTTCCAGAAGAAGAATTGTTTGGTGTTAGCTGGATATATAGATGTTGATTTTGGTGGTGATTTGAATGACCGAAGATCTACATTGGGCTATATTGTTATCTGTGGTGGAACAAGTGTTTCTTGGTGTAGCAATAAGCAAGACTCAGTTTCCTTGTCAACCACAGAGGCCGAGTATAAAGTAGATgctctttgtcacgacccaactggagggtcatga